A stretch of Caldanaerobius polysaccharolyticus DSM 13641 DNA encodes these proteins:
- a CDS encoding carbohydrate ABC transporter permease, with amino-acid sequence MNKKLKTSNIIIHFVLIIGAILMIIPFLWMFLTSFKTLAESTTVPPTIIPHQFKWNNYSEVVKLLPFGKFYLNTALMIMFRIVGSVFFSAMAAYAFARIKFPGRDYLFMIVLIQMMVPSQIFIVPQYLLVSKLGLLNTVTALVIPGIVSAFGTFLLRQFFMGLPNELEEAAILDGCNRWQIFWSVMLPLTKSGLIAVGIFTALFAWRDLMWPLVVNMSVDKMPLSAGLASLQGQYSTNFPQLMAGSMIAIWPMLLIFVIFQKQFISGISTTGLKS; translated from the coding sequence ATGAATAAAAAATTAAAAACTAGTAATATAATTATTCATTTTGTGTTAATAATCGGAGCGATATTAATGATAATCCCATTTTTATGGATGTTTTTAACTTCGTTTAAAACTCTTGCAGAATCTACAACTGTACCACCAACTATAATACCACATCAATTCAAATGGAATAACTATTCAGAAGTTGTCAAATTATTGCCATTTGGAAAGTTTTATTTAAATACAGCATTAATGATAATGTTTAGGATAGTTGGTTCGGTTTTTTTTAGTGCTATGGCAGCTTATGCTTTTGCAAGAATTAAGTTCCCAGGAAGAGATTATCTTTTTATGATAGTACTTATCCAGATGATGGTACCATCACAGATATTTATAGTTCCTCAATATCTTTTAGTTTCAAAATTAGGATTATTAAATACTGTTACAGCGTTGGTGATACCTGGTATAGTAAGTGCTTTTGGAACGTTTCTTTTACGACAGTTTTTTATGGGATTGCCTAATGAACTGGAAGAAGCAGCAATATTAGATGGATGTAACAGATGGCAAATATTTTGGAGTGTTATGCTGCCGCTAACAAAATCTGGATTGATAGCGGTTGGAATATTTACAGCATTGTTTGCTTGGAGAGATTTAATGTGGCCTTTGGTAGTAAATATGTCTGTTGATAAAATGCCGTTATCAGCCGGTCTGGCTTCGCTTCAGGGTCAATATTCTACTAATTTTCCTCAATTAATGGCAGGCTCTATGATAGCGATATGGCCAATGTTATTGATATTTGTAATATTTCAGAAACAGTTTATATCAGGTATTTCTACTACAGGTTTAAAGAGTTAA